A window of the Scandinavium goeteborgense genome harbors these coding sequences:
- the malM gene encoding maltose operon protein MalM translates to MKMKKSLIALCLSAGLMASVPAVSFADVNFVPQNTAAAPAIPASALQQLVWTPVDQSKTQSTDLAGGGQPLNVPGITGPVAAYSVPANIGELNITLTSEVNKQTRVYAPNVLILDQNMTPSAFFPSSYFTYQEPGVMSADRLEGVMRLTPALGQQKIYVLVFTTPQDLQQTTTLIDPAKAYAKGTGNAVPDIPDPIARHVSEGTLKLKVKTSSASSVLVGPLFGSSGPGPVTVGNTAAPVYAAPAAAPATAAVVAAPVAASAASTAPAAKSEPVLNDTESYFNSAIKQAVNEGNIDKALKLLNEAERLGSTSARSTFISSVKGKG, encoded by the coding sequence ATGAAAATGAAAAAAAGTCTCATCGCGCTGTGCCTCTCAGCTGGCCTGATGGCAAGCGTACCGGCAGTCAGTTTCGCTGACGTGAATTTCGTGCCGCAGAATACCGCTGCTGCCCCGGCTATCCCGGCTTCTGCCTTACAGCAGTTGGTCTGGACGCCTGTTGATCAATCCAAAACCCAAAGTACCGATCTTGCCGGAGGCGGTCAGCCGCTGAATGTGCCTGGCATTACCGGCCCGGTGGCTGCATACAGCGTCCCGGCGAACATTGGTGAACTGAATATCACGCTCACCAGCGAAGTGAACAAACAAACCCGCGTTTATGCGCCGAACGTGCTGATCCTCGATCAGAACATGACGCCATCCGCGTTCTTCCCAAGCAGCTACTTTACCTACCAGGAACCGGGCGTGATGAGCGCCGACCGCCTGGAAGGTGTCATGCGCCTGACGCCTGCGTTAGGTCAGCAGAAAATTTATGTGCTGGTGTTCACCACGCCGCAAGATTTGCAGCAGACCACCACCCTGATTGACCCGGCGAAAGCTTACGCCAAAGGGACGGGCAACGCGGTGCCGGATATTCCGGACCCGATTGCGCGTCACGTCTCTGAAGGCACTCTCAAGCTGAAAGTGAAAACGTCGTCCGCTTCAAGCGTGCTGGTCGGCCCATTGTTTGGCTCGTCCGGCCCAGGCCCTGTCACCGTGGGTAACACGGCGGCACCGGTATACGCAGCCCCTGCTGCGGCACCGGCAACGGCGGCGGTTGTTGCGGCGCCGGTTGCGGCTTCAGCGGCCTCTACGGCACCTGCTGCGAAAAGCGAGCCGGTTCTGAATGACACCGAAAGCTATTTCAATAGCGCGATTAAACAGGCAGTTAACGAGGGCAACATCGACAAAGCCCTGAAACTGTTAAACGAAGCCGAGCGCCTCGGTTCGACTTCTGCCCGTTCCACCTTTATCAGTAGTGTAAAAGGCAAGGGGTGA
- a CDS encoding maltoporin: MITLRKLPVAIAVTAGILSAHAGAVDFKGYARSGIGWTGSGGAQQCFQATGAQSKYRLGNECETYAELKFGQEVWKEGDKSFYFDTNVAYSVAQQNDWEATDPAFREANVQGKNLIDALPGATIWAGKRFYQRHDVHMIDFYYWDISGPGAGLENVDVGIGKLSFAATRSTEAGGSSAFSSNNLRDYTSSTANDVFDVRLGQMEINPGGTLEFGVDYGHTNVNDDYYLQPNASKDGWMFTAEHTQSMLKGFNKFVLQYATDSMTSQGKGQSQGGGVGIGNSEDGALYAYGINNDGHLLRVIDHGAISLGDSWDLMYVGMYQDIDWDNGNGTKWYTVGVRPMYKWTPIMSTLLEVGYDNVKSQNTGDTNNQYKITLAQQWQAGDSIWSRPAIRVFATYAKWDEKWGYDTSGNPNTNSANYNSNFGMQTGGLGRGDNDEWSFGAQMEIWW, from the coding sequence ATGATTACTCTGCGCAAACTTCCAGTGGCAATCGCGGTGACAGCAGGCATTTTGTCTGCACACGCGGGCGCCGTAGATTTTAAAGGTTATGCCCGTTCGGGTATCGGCTGGACCGGTAGCGGCGGCGCACAGCAGTGTTTCCAGGCAACTGGTGCACAAAGTAAATATCGTCTCGGTAACGAATGTGAAACGTACGCCGAGCTGAAATTTGGCCAGGAAGTGTGGAAAGAAGGCGATAAGAGCTTCTACTTCGACACTAACGTGGCTTACTCCGTAGCACAGCAGAACGACTGGGAAGCCACTGACCCGGCGTTCCGTGAAGCTAACGTGCAGGGTAAAAACCTGATCGACGCACTGCCAGGTGCCACCATCTGGGCCGGTAAGCGCTTCTATCAGCGTCATGACGTTCACATGATCGACTTCTACTACTGGGATATCTCCGGTCCGGGCGCGGGTCTGGAAAACGTGGACGTTGGCATCGGTAAACTCTCCTTCGCAGCCACCCGTTCAACGGAAGCTGGCGGTTCTTCTGCGTTCTCCAGCAACAACCTGCGTGACTACACCTCTTCAACCGCAAACGACGTGTTTGACGTACGTTTGGGCCAGATGGAAATCAACCCAGGCGGTACCCTGGAGTTTGGTGTGGACTACGGTCACACCAACGTGAATGACGATTACTACCTGCAGCCAAATGCCTCTAAAGATGGCTGGATGTTCACCGCTGAACACACCCAGAGCATGCTGAAAGGCTTTAACAAGTTCGTGCTGCAGTACGCGACTGACTCCATGACCTCACAAGGTAAAGGCCAGTCTCAGGGCGGCGGTGTTGGTATCGGTAACAGTGAAGACGGGGCTCTGTACGCTTATGGCATCAACAACGACGGCCACCTGCTGCGCGTTATTGACCACGGCGCAATCTCCCTGGGCGACAGCTGGGACCTGATGTACGTCGGTATGTACCAGGACATCGACTGGGATAACGGCAACGGGACCAAATGGTACACCGTCGGCGTGCGTCCAATGTACAAATGGACGCCTATCATGAGTACCTTGCTGGAAGTGGGCTACGACAACGTCAAATCCCAGAATACCGGCGACACCAACAACCAGTACAAAATTACCCTCGCGCAACAATGGCAGGCTGGCGACAGCATCTGGTCCCGTCCGGCTATCCGCGTGTTCGCAACCTACGCCAAGTGGGATGAGAAATGGGGCTACGATACTTCCGGTAACCCGAACACCAACAGCGCCAACTACAACTCCAACTTCGGCATGCAGACCGGTGGCCTTGGCCGCGGCGACAACGACGAGTGGAGCTTCGGTGCCCAGATGGAAATCTGGTGGTAA
- the malK gene encoding maltose/maltodextrin ABC transporter ATP-binding protein MalK, giving the protein MASVQLRNVTKAWGDVVVSKDINLDIHEGEFVVFVGPSGCGKSTLLRMIAGLETITSGELLIGEKRMNETPPAERGIGMVFQSYALYPHLSVAENMSFGLKLAGAKKDVINQRVTQVAEVLQLAHLLERKPKALSGGQRQRVAIGRTLVAEPRVFLLDEPLSNLDAALRVQMRIEISRLHKRLGRTMIYVTHDQVEAMTLADKIVVLDAGRVAQIGKPLELYHYPADRFVAGFIGSPKMNFLPVKVTATAIEQVQVELPNRQQIWLPVESTGVQVGANMSLGIRPEHLLPSDIADVTLEGDVQVVEQLGHETQIHIQIPAIRQNLVYRQNDVVLVEEGASFAIGLPPERCHLFREDGTACRRLHKEPGV; this is encoded by the coding sequence ATGGCGAGCGTACAGCTGCGAAACGTAACGAAAGCCTGGGGTGACGTGGTGGTGTCGAAAGACATCAATCTCGACATCCATGAGGGGGAGTTTGTGGTGTTTGTCGGGCCATCGGGCTGCGGCAAATCTACGCTGCTGCGAATGATCGCCGGTCTGGAAACCATCACCAGCGGGGAACTGCTGATTGGTGAAAAGCGCATGAACGAGACGCCGCCTGCGGAACGCGGCATCGGCATGGTGTTCCAGTCCTACGCGTTATACCCCCATCTCTCTGTTGCAGAAAACATGTCTTTCGGCCTCAAGTTAGCCGGGGCGAAAAAAGACGTCATTAACCAGCGCGTGACTCAGGTGGCCGAAGTGCTGCAACTGGCTCACCTTCTGGAACGTAAACCGAAAGCGCTTTCCGGTGGTCAGCGTCAGCGTGTGGCGATTGGCCGTACGCTGGTGGCCGAGCCGCGCGTGTTCCTGCTCGATGAACCGCTGTCGAACCTCGACGCCGCGCTGCGCGTGCAGATGCGTATTGAGATTTCCCGTCTGCATAAACGCCTGGGCCGCACGATGATTTACGTCACCCACGATCAGGTCGAAGCGATGACCCTCGCCGACAAAATCGTGGTGCTGGATGCCGGTCGCGTGGCGCAGATTGGCAAGCCGCTGGAACTCTATCACTACCCGGCCGATCGCTTTGTCGCGGGCTTTATTGGCTCGCCGAAGATGAACTTCCTGCCGGTGAAAGTCACTGCCACTGCCATTGAGCAGGTGCAGGTTGAACTGCCAAACCGTCAGCAAATCTGGCTGCCGGTTGAAAGCACGGGCGTGCAGGTCGGCGCCAATATGTCGTTAGGTATTCGTCCTGAGCATCTTCTACCGAGTGACATCGCCGATGTCACCCTCGAAGGGGACGTACAGGTCGTCGAGCAACTGGGTCACGAAACGCAAATTCATATCCAGATCCCCGCCATCCGTCAAAACCTGGTGTACCGCCAGAATGACGTGGTGTTGGTAGAAGAGGGAGCCTCATTCGCTATCGGTCTGCCGCCAGAGCGTTGCCATCTGTTCCGTGAGGATGGCACTGCATGTCGTCGGCTGCACAAAGAACCGGGCGTTTAA